In Deinococcus proteolyticus MRP, a single genomic region encodes these proteins:
- a CDS encoding metallophosphoesterase family protein, giving the protein MRVAVISDTHGNAFALRAVLADIRATAPDLMLNLGDQVYGKADPRTAYELQAELGAVEVHGNTEEILSGSGELRDWLRAQLPAEAGCLPQTPLTQTAAEG; this is encoded by the coding sequence GTGAGGGTCGCCGTCATCAGCGATACTCACGGCAACGCCTTCGCCCTTCGCGCTGTGCTGGCCGATATTCGCGCCACCGCGCCTGACCTGATGCTCAATCTGGGGGACCAGGTGTACGGCAAGGCCGACCCGCGCACCGCTTACGAGTTGCAAGCCGAACTCGGCGCAGTGGAGGTGCACGGCAATACCGAAGAAATCCTGTCAGGTAGCGGTGAATTGCGTGACTGGCTGCGTGCTCAACTGCCTGCCGAAGCGGGGTGCTTGCCGCAGACTCCGCTCACGCAAACCGCAGCGGAAGGGTAG
- a CDS encoding metallophosphoesterase family protein, with translation MTGSDLRIAVLSDVHGNAFAAEAVLRDMQQCSPDLTVNLGDQVWGQADPLRALELQRGLNALEVRGNNDEVLALPADELPSHKRAVGAWLTEQLPLAERKRLAALPLRAVLADGEVLASHGTPASPWNSLLIHYDSSTQRARRRTEDEIAGRLQDFGGYRVYLVGHMHRADTRTIGDTLLVNVGPVNWPNDGDPRAAWLLLERRGGMWHAEHRRVAYDYQAAARWIRESGAPDREEIELILEPKDDILQDS, from the coding sequence TTGACCGGGTCTGACCTGCGTATCGCGGTACTGAGCGACGTGCACGGCAACGCTTTCGCCGCCGAAGCGGTGTTGCGCGACATGCAGCAGTGCAGTCCAGACCTGACCGTCAACCTGGGCGATCAGGTCTGGGGACAGGCCGACCCCCTGCGGGCGCTGGAGCTTCAGCGCGGGCTGAACGCGCTAGAGGTGCGCGGCAACAATGATGAGGTTTTGGCTCTGCCTGCGGATGAATTGCCTTCTCACAAGCGAGCGGTAGGCGCGTGGCTGACCGAGCAGCTTCCGCTGGCCGAACGGAAACGGCTGGCCGCATTGCCGCTCAGGGCCGTGCTGGCGGATGGGGAAGTCTTGGCATCACACGGCACGCCTGCTTCTCCTTGGAATAGCTTGCTTATCCACTACGACTCCTCCACCCAGCGGGCCAGAAGACGGACCGAAGATGAGATTGCCGGGCGACTGCAAGATTTTGGCGGGTATCGGGTCTATCTGGTCGGGCATATGCACCGTGCCGACACCCGCACGATTGGGGACACGCTGCTGGTCAATGTCGGCCCGGTCAACTGGCCGAATGATGGCGACCCCCGCGCTGCCTGGCTGCTGCTGGAGCGCCGCGGGGGCATGTGGCACGCCGAGCACCGCCGGGTGGCTTACGACTATCAGGCGGCAGCCCGCTGGATTCGGGAAAGCGGCGCACCTGACCGGGAAGAAATAGAGCTGATTTTGGAGCCTAAGGACGACATCCTGCAGGACTCCTGA
- a CDS encoding uracil-xanthine permease family protein, with protein MTQPPAPASAPAPHPSAELPLTRKLVLGVQHSIAMFGATVLVPILVGLPPSVALFAAGVATLIFHALSGWRVPIFLGSSFAFIAPTALVVKELGVGAAAGGLIAAGAMYLLFSALVSVFGTRRIMGIFPPIVTGPVIMVIGLGLSHVAVDQAKTNWPLALITLLAAVVASIYGRGLFRMIPILVGILTGYAAALALGAVDSAALQNIRGAAWLGLPAFHAPELNWQAVAIIAPVAIVTFIEHIGDVVVNGRVVGQNFLEKPGLSRTLFADGIANMTSAAMGGPAATTYAENTGVLALTKVYDPAIIRIAAAFAILFGCSPKLAAVLQSFPAAVLGGVSILLFGMIASVGIRTLSEAQIDFAHSRNLIVVSLILVLGLGGAAFPVHVGGTDLELSGMALAALVGIVANLLLPAQREEAEAVGH; from the coding sequence ATGACCCAGCCTCCTGCACCCGCTTCCGCCCCGGCCCCGCATCCTTCCGCCGAGCTGCCACTCACGCGCAAGCTGGTGCTGGGCGTGCAGCACTCCATCGCCATGTTCGGGGCCACCGTGCTGGTGCCGATTCTGGTGGGCCTGCCGCCTAGTGTGGCCCTGTTTGCCGCCGGGGTCGCCACCCTGATTTTTCATGCCCTGAGCGGCTGGCGGGTGCCCATCTTCCTGGGCAGCTCGTTTGCGTTTATTGCCCCGACAGCGCTGGTGGTCAAGGAACTGGGTGTGGGCGCAGCCGCCGGCGGCCTGATCGCAGCGGGGGCCATGTACCTGCTGTTCTCGGCGCTGGTTTCCGTGTTTGGCACCCGGCGCATCATGGGTATTTTCCCGCCCATCGTGACCGGGCCGGTCATTATGGTCATTGGCCTGGGCCTGAGCCACGTGGCCGTAGACCAGGCCAAGACCAACTGGCCGCTGGCGCTTATCACCCTGCTGGCCGCCGTGGTCGCCAGCATCTATGGGCGCGGGCTGTTCCGCATGATTCCGATTCTGGTGGGCATTCTCACCGGCTACGCGGCGGCGCTGGCACTGGGCGCGGTGGACTCGGCGGCCCTGCAAAATATCCGCGGGGCGGCCTGGCTGGGCTTACCCGCCTTTCACGCGCCCGAGCTGAACTGGCAGGCCGTCGCCATCATCGCCCCCGTCGCCATCGTCACCTTTATCGAGCACATCGGAGACGTGGTGGTGAATGGCCGCGTAGTGGGGCAGAACTTTCTGGAAAAGCCGGGGCTGTCCCGCACGCTGTTTGCCGACGGTATCGCCAATATGACCAGTGCGGCGATGGGCGGTCCGGCAGCCACCACCTACGCCGAGAACACTGGCGTCCTGGCCCTGACCAAGGTCTACGACCCGGCCATCATCCGCATCGCCGCCGCATTCGCCATCCTGTTCGGCTGCTCGCCCAAACTGGCCGCCGTGCTGCAAAGCTTTCCAGCGGCGGTGCTGGGCGGGGTGTCCATCCTGCTGTTCGGCATGATTGCCAGCGTGGGGATTCGTACCCTCAGCGAGGCGCAGATTGATTTCGCGCACTCGCGCAACCTGATTGTGGTCAGCCTGATTCTGGTGCTGGGCCTGGGCGGGGCCGCTTTTCCGGTGCACGTGGGCGGCACTGACCTGGAACTCTCGGGCATGGCGCTGGCCGCGCTGGTGGGCATTGTGGCAAATCTGCTGCTACCGGCCCAGCGTGAGGAAGCGGAGGCGGTGGGGCATTGA
- the fabZ gene encoding 3-hydroxyacyl-ACP dehydratase FabZ, which yields MTDSVPPAAPLMIQEVLATLPHRYPFVLVDRVLSVENGEVHALKNVTINEPFFVGHFPQEPVMPGVLITEALAQASMFCLHGQMPAGTVGYLAGVEGARFKRKVVPGDQLHLYARLEFLRRGLGKTVCRAEVDGEVAAEATILFAVAK from the coding sequence ATGACGGATTCTGTTCCCCCCGCTGCGCCCCTGATGATTCAGGAAGTCCTGGCGACCTTGCCGCACCGCTATCCCTTCGTGCTGGTGGACCGGGTGCTGTCGGTCGAAAACGGCGAAGTGCACGCGCTAAAGAACGTGACCATCAACGAGCCGTTTTTCGTGGGCCACTTTCCCCAGGAGCCGGTGATGCCCGGCGTGCTGATTACCGAAGCGCTGGCGCAGGCCAGCATGTTCTGTCTGCACGGCCAGATGCCGGCCGGTACGGTGGGCTACCTCGCCGGTGTGGAAGGTGCCCGCTTCAAGCGCAAGGTGGTGCCGGGCGACCAGCTGCACCTGTACGCCCGGCTGGAGTTCCTGCGCCGGGGCCTGGGCAAGACAGTCTGCCGCGCCGAGGTGGACGGCGAGGTGGCCGCCGAAGCCACGATTCTGTTCGCGGTCGCCAAATAA
- a CDS encoding LptF/LptG family permease, with translation MSRINRYILSELIPPLLAGVLLFTALLSFGYFFVSSQWLQGVAPGLVAQWIGYQVPDTLVKVLPMAAVLMTIVAFGRLNTERELVALQSGGIGLGQAGRPVALIGLLLALLSLWLSLWVAPKANVETRSLYWDVMTGSGLSSMAGRTLDLGGGLNVYWAGYDPATRKLQNVRAERWSKDDPKRVELVFAREGTFEDNLLRLTDYQAFTVNYAAAAELAAGAQQKQPDLPQAADPGANLLALRQQAEGVNNQIMSVFPVIALEDDPQKPLELQSGTSRKEALARFADAIGADDQGWDQLTATLNDPQAHATERQDAALTLSRKVALPFGNLVLALAALPFALRFGRSLGVSLGLALLASLAYYLLTALGLTLAGSASGPLALAWPWLGNVAVLLAGLLLLRRT, from the coding sequence GTGTCGCGGATCAACCGTTACATCCTCTCCGAGCTGATTCCGCCGCTGCTGGCGGGCGTGCTGCTGTTCACGGCTCTGCTGTCGTTCGGGTACTTCTTCGTCAGCAGCCAGTGGCTGCAGGGCGTGGCGCCGGGGCTGGTGGCGCAGTGGATCGGGTATCAGGTGCCCGACACGCTGGTCAAGGTACTGCCGATGGCCGCCGTGCTGATGACCATCGTGGCGTTCGGGCGGCTGAACACCGAGCGCGAGCTGGTGGCGCTGCAGTCGGGCGGGATTGGGCTGGGGCAGGCGGGGCGGCCGGTGGCGCTGATTGGGTTGCTGCTGGCGCTGCTCTCGCTGTGGCTGAGCCTGTGGGTCGCCCCCAAAGCCAACGTGGAAACCCGCAGCCTGTACTGGGACGTGATGACCGGCTCGGGCCTGAGCAGCATGGCGGGCCGCACCCTGGACCTGGGAGGCGGCCTGAACGTGTACTGGGCCGGCTACGACCCCGCCACCCGCAAGTTGCAGAACGTGCGGGCCGAGCGCTGGAGCAAGGACGACCCCAAGCGGGTAGAACTGGTCTTCGCACGCGAAGGCACCTTCGAGGACAACCTTCTGCGCCTGACGGACTACCAGGCCTTTACCGTGAATTACGCCGCCGCTGCCGAGCTGGCTGCCGGGGCGCAGCAAAAACAGCCTGACCTGCCGCAGGCCGCCGACCCAGGCGCCAACCTGCTGGCGCTGCGGCAACAGGCCGAGGGCGTGAACAACCAGATTATGTCGGTGTTCCCGGTGATCGCCCTGGAAGACGACCCGCAAAAGCCGCTGGAACTCCAGTCCGGCACCTCGCGCAAGGAAGCGCTGGCCCGCTTTGCCGACGCTATTGGCGCCGATGACCAGGGCTGGGATCAGCTGACCGCCACCCTCAACGACCCGCAGGCGCACGCCACCGAGCGCCAGGACGCCGCGCTGACCCTCAGCCGCAAGGTGGCGCTGCCGTTCGGCAATCTGGTGCTGGCCCTGGCCGCGCTGCCGTTCGCGCTGCGCTTCGGGCGCAGCCTGGGCGTGAGCCTGGGCCTGGCGCTGCTGGCCTCGCTGGCCTACTACCTGCTGACCGCACTGGGCCTGACCCTGGCCGGTTCTGCTTCCGGGCCGCTGGCCCTGGCCTGGCCCTGGCTGGGCAACGTGGCGGTGTTGCTGGCCGGCCTGCTGCTGCTGAGGCGCACATGA
- a CDS encoding MGDG synthase family glycosyltransferase, whose protein sequence is MISASFGGGHHQASSAVAQALAERVRLRLAQVDAVEMLTPAERALIVGVYGFWLRHLPAAYHAFYRWTDQPSEPRIVTSSFEWLGIGGLRRELLAQRPELVVSTFPTSVALADTVRRREGLHFLNALVLTDYRVHHHWARPQADLLLLPTESTRREMLGWGMAPERLAVTGLPVSLEVERLSRLGRLERRREMLAALGWDEDPPEPLILLSGGSGVYGAFMEILEVLGNLGERVRVLVVAGPCPPGVQQLGGAAVHHLGYRADFAALLAGVDLLVGKAGGMTVAETTALGVPLVVYRPIPGQEEHNAEYLLEHGAALWPRSPHELRRAVLTLLDPQARARTAAAARALGCPDAARQVAGELLTRLGWEA, encoded by the coding sequence ATGATTTCGGCGTCTTTTGGGGGTGGGCACCATCAGGCGAGCAGTGCGGTGGCACAGGCCCTGGCCGAGCGCGTGCGGCTGCGGCTGGCCCAGGTGGACGCGGTGGAGATGCTGACCCCTGCCGAGCGGGCCTTGATTGTGGGCGTATACGGCTTTTGGCTGCGGCACCTGCCGGCCGCCTACCACGCTTTTTACCGCTGGACTGACCAGCCCAGCGAACCGCGCATCGTGACCTCGTCGTTCGAGTGGCTGGGCATTGGGGGGCTGCGCCGCGAACTGCTGGCGCAGCGGCCTGAGCTGGTGGTCAGCACGTTCCCTACGTCCGTTGCGCTGGCCGACACGGTCCGGCGGCGGGAGGGGCTGCACTTTCTGAATGCCCTGGTGCTGACCGATTACCGCGTGCATCACCACTGGGCCCGCCCGCAGGCCGACTTGCTGCTGCTGCCCACGGAAAGCACCCGCCGCGAGATGCTGGGCTGGGGCATGGCTCCGGAGCGGCTGGCAGTCACCGGGTTACCCGTATCGCTGGAGGTGGAGCGCCTCAGCCGTCTGGGCCGCCTGGAGCGCCGCCGCGAGATGCTGGCTGCCCTGGGCTGGGATGAAGACCCACCGGAGCCGCTGATTCTGCTTTCGGGCGGCAGCGGTGTGTACGGTGCATTCATGGAGATACTGGAAGTGCTGGGCAACCTGGGCGAGCGGGTCCGGGTCCTGGTGGTGGCGGGGCCGTGCCCTCCCGGTGTTCAGCAGCTGGGCGGCGCGGCGGTACACCACCTGGGTTACCGCGCCGACTTTGCCGCGTTGCTGGCCGGCGTAGACCTGCTGGTGGGTAAGGCAGGCGGTATGACCGTGGCCGAGACGACCGCGCTGGGGGTGCCGCTGGTGGTGTACCGCCCGATTCCCGGCCAGGAGGAGCACAACGCCGAGTACCTGCTGGAACACGGGGCCGCCCTCTGGCCGCGTTCACCGCACGAGCTGCGCCGGGCGGTGCTGACCCTGCTGGACCCGCAGGCCCGTGCCCGCACCGCCGCTGCCGCCCGCGCTCTGGGCTGTCCGGACGCCGCCCGGCAGGTGGCCGGCGAACTGCTGACCCGCCTGGGCTGGGAGGCGTGA
- a CDS encoding polysaccharide deacetylase family protein, with amino-acid sequence MGRRRGGQRWTGPGLLAAGLLAYIGLPYLLVQRLGLGTVRQGRPSGERVALTFDDGPDPQHTPAVLDALKAADMRATFFLLSGAARRHPELVRRIQAEGHEIGVHAARHRHAWVRPPWEAYHDPVQARRDLERLSGTPVRWGRPPHGAYSLANLLGLRRAGLTPVQWSIEGGDWERGAAPQGVKGRVLRELHGGAVIVLHDSGPGAQVTPAALPGLLRGLAERGFYSVTLSELDAAPVTRQHLPARLMAGLDRRLDRWLGIRPALGRQGGLFRLQPLGFPLGGLRWPDGTPIPRGTPALEFHVNNPLLVDLGLRRFPPRARREFGWVAQDWRGRPELEQAEFIYCLSVHGPVLERLGFLSVPLAPHDQKRLKLWSDLMHRAYGTQPRKAQPVLSIMSRDEFLNRFGRTVTEPG; translated from the coding sequence ATGGGGCGGCGGCGTGGAGGGCAGCGCTGGACCGGGCCGGGCCTTTTGGCGGCTGGCCTGCTCGCCTATATCGGGCTGCCCTATCTGCTGGTGCAGCGCCTGGGCCTGGGCACCGTGCGCCAGGGCCGGCCCAGCGGCGAGCGGGTGGCCCTCACCTTCGATGACGGTCCCGACCCGCAGCACACCCCCGCTGTTCTGGACGCCTTGAAGGCAGCCGACATGCGGGCCACCTTCTTCCTGCTGTCAGGCGCGGCCCGGCGGCACCCGGAACTGGTGCGGCGCATTCAGGCCGAAGGGCACGAAATAGGGGTGCATGCGGCGCGGCACCGCCATGCCTGGGTCCGCCCGCCCTGGGAGGCGTACCACGACCCTGTTCAGGCCCGCCGTGACCTGGAAAGACTGAGTGGTACGCCTGTCCGCTGGGGCCGCCCCCCGCATGGGGCGTACAGTCTGGCGAACCTGCTGGGCCTGCGCCGGGCCGGGCTGACGCCGGTCCAGTGGAGCATTGAAGGCGGTGACTGGGAGCGCGGGGCTGCGCCGCAGGGGGTAAAGGGCCGGGTGCTGCGTGAGCTGCACGGCGGGGCGGTCATCGTGCTGCACGACAGCGGCCCTGGGGCGCAGGTCACACCAGCGGCTTTGCCGGGGCTGCTGCGGGGGCTGGCGGAGCGGGGTTTCTATTCCGTCACGCTGAGCGAGCTGGACGCTGCGCCGGTCACGCGGCAACACCTGCCCGCCCGGCTGATGGCGGGGCTGGACCGCCGCCTGGACCGCTGGCTGGGCATCCGCCCGGCTCTGGGGCGGCAGGGGGGCCTGTTCCGGCTGCAACCGCTGGGCTTTCCGCTGGGGGGGCTGCGTTGGCCGGACGGCACTCCTATTCCCAGGGGCACGCCGGCGCTGGAATTTCATGTCAACAACCCGCTGCTGGTGGATTTGGGGCTGCGCCGCTTTCCGCCGCGTGCCCGGCGCGAGTTCGGCTGGGTCGCGCAGGACTGGCGCGGGCGTCCCGAGTTGGAGCAGGCCGAGTTCATCTACTGTCTCAGCGTGCACGGGCCGGTGCTGGAGCGCCTGGGCTTCCTGAGCGTGCCGCTCGCACCCCATGACCAGAAGCGGCTCAAGCTCTGGTCGGACCTGATGCACCGGGCCTACGGGACCCAGCCGCGCAAGGCCCAGCCAGTGCTAAGCATCATGAGCCGGGACGAGTTCCTGAACCGCTTTGGCCGAACTGTGACTGAGCCGGGATAG
- a CDS encoding twin-arginine translocase TatA/TatE family subunit translates to MPFGPLELLIIAAVILVLFGASKLPQLGKGLGRGIKEFKEETRDLNRPGPDAVPLNSELRRDVTDVQATELPRVEIRDAVGAEPRDRQG, encoded by the coding sequence ATGCCATTTGGCCCACTCGAACTACTGATTATCGCCGCCGTCATTCTGGTGCTGTTCGGTGCCAGCAAGCTGCCGCAGCTGGGCAAAGGCCTGGGGCGCGGCATCAAGGAATTCAAGGAAGAAACCCGCGACCTGAACCGCCCCGGTCCGGACGCCGTGCCGCTCAATTCCGAGCTGCGCCGTGACGTGACCGACGTGCAGGCCACCGAGCTGCCCCGCGTAGAGATTCGTGACGCTGTGGGCGCCGAGCCGCGTGACCGTCAGGGCTGA
- the tatC gene encoding twin-arginine translocase subunit TatC yields MTPPVSPQEELQSATLLEHLGELRTRLIWSAAFLAIGMGLAFWVHQPLLGLLQAPLNASEQFQAGEVKLISTSLTGQFMAALNLSFWAGMAIALPLILTQVWAFIAPGLYAHERRWGVPFIVGAGVAFAAGVTFGYFFVLPAMVRFFLDFLAGQVQAMPDVAQYIGMVVTFLVAFGLAFELPILAVLLTRIGLINHHLLRSGWRIALVGILILAALITPTPDPGTMLLVAGPLYVLYELSILLSRVFQVRVPDDDEPVRI; encoded by the coding sequence GTGACCCCTCCCGTATCTCCCCAGGAAGAACTCCAGAGCGCCACGCTGCTGGAGCACCTCGGTGAACTGCGTACCCGCCTGATCTGGTCGGCGGCTTTCCTGGCTATCGGTATGGGGCTGGCGTTCTGGGTGCACCAGCCGCTGCTGGGGCTGCTGCAGGCCCCGCTGAACGCCTCGGAGCAGTTTCAGGCCGGCGAGGTCAAGCTGATCAGCACCAGCCTGACCGGGCAATTCATGGCCGCGCTCAACCTCAGCTTCTGGGCGGGTATGGCCATCGCCCTGCCACTGATTCTGACGCAGGTGTGGGCCTTTATCGCGCCGGGCCTGTATGCCCACGAGCGGCGCTGGGGCGTGCCGTTCATCGTGGGGGCGGGGGTCGCCTTTGCGGCAGGTGTCACCTTCGGGTATTTCTTCGTGCTGCCGGCGATGGTGCGCTTTTTTCTGGATTTCCTGGCCGGGCAGGTGCAGGCCATGCCGGATGTCGCGCAGTACATCGGCATGGTGGTCACGTTCCTGGTGGCCTTCGGGCTGGCCTTCGAGCTGCCGATTCTGGCGGTGCTGCTCACGCGCATCGGCCTGATCAACCATCACCTGCTGCGTTCCGGCTGGCGCATCGCGCTGGTGGGCATCCTGATTCTGGCGGCGCTGATTACCCCGACGCCCGACCCCGGCACCATGCTGCTGGTGGCCGGGCCGCTGTACGTGCTGTACGAGCTGAGCATCCTTCTCTCGCGGGTGTTTCAGGTGCGCGTGCCGGACGACGACGAGCCGGTGCGGATTTAG
- a CDS encoding PadR family transcriptional regulator — protein MNTKAQLRLLILAVLDRQPEHGYAIAQAIKARSGGVLSAKEGSLYPALHLLEKEGLVQSSEVDVKGRTRREYRLTEAGRGALAESRGEWQRQTQAVGAVLGGQ, from the coding sequence ATGAACACCAAAGCGCAGCTCCGCCTGCTGATTCTGGCCGTGTTGGACCGCCAGCCCGAACACGGCTACGCCATCGCCCAGGCCATCAAGGCCCGCTCAGGGGGCGTGCTGAGCGCCAAGGAAGGCAGCCTCTACCCCGCCCTACACCTGCTGGAAAAAGAAGGGCTGGTGCAGAGCAGCGAAGTGGACGTGAAGGGCCGCACCCGCCGTGAGTACCGCCTGACCGAAGCGGGGCGCGGCGCACTGGCCGAATCACGGGGCGAGTGGCAGCGCCAGACACAGGCGGTGGGCGCCGTACTGGGAGGGCAGTGA
- the lgt gene encoding prolipoprotein diacylglyceryl transferase yields MDPIFLNIGGFTIAWYGVLMTLGIVAGISIGLKLARERGLDADLFERMIYTMLLWGFIGARLVFVATSWDLFADTPMPQRLLDIINLRQGGISIHGGLLGGILAAIWFTRKHRMNFYRYLDLAAPGVALGIIGGRLGNIMNGTDTVGRVTGWPIGFPWPHSARAFHDGMCIPNPDPTMDLSQYCQTIAGQQVMTAPVHFTQLYGVLIGVALLIASFFWLKSKKPGWAFWQFWLWYSLLRAGVEETFRLNPLMFNTYLNQGLDAPGIGLWTMTQVFSVPIVLVSLYMLWRLAAQPEPQPVPVAGGQVMTHAEARAQGGE; encoded by the coding sequence ATGGACCCAATCTTCCTGAATATCGGGGGCTTTACTATTGCCTGGTACGGCGTGCTGATGACCCTGGGCATCGTGGCCGGCATTTCTATTGGGTTGAAGCTGGCCCGTGAACGCGGCCTGGACGCTGACCTGTTCGAGCGGATGATCTACACCATGCTGCTGTGGGGCTTTATCGGGGCGCGGCTGGTGTTCGTGGCGACCTCGTGGGACCTGTTTGCCGATACGCCGATGCCGCAGCGGCTGCTGGACATCATCAACCTGCGCCAGGGTGGGATTTCCATTCACGGCGGGTTGCTGGGCGGCATCCTGGCCGCCATCTGGTTTACCCGCAAGCACCGGATGAACTTCTACCGCTACCTGGACCTCGCCGCGCCGGGGGTGGCCCTGGGCATCATCGGTGGGCGCTTGGGCAACATCATGAACGGCACCGACACCGTAGGCCGCGTGACCGGCTGGCCGATCGGCTTTCCCTGGCCCCACTCAGCCCGCGCCTTTCACGACGGCATGTGCATTCCCAACCCCGACCCCACGATGGACCTCTCGCAGTATTGCCAGACCATCGCCGGCCAGCAGGTGATGACGGCCCCGGTCCACTTCACGCAGCTGTACGGCGTGCTGATTGGGGTAGCGCTCCTCATCGCGTCTTTCTTCTGGCTCAAGAGCAAGAAACCCGGCTGGGCCTTTTGGCAGTTCTGGCTGTGGTACTCGCTGCTGCGGGCCGGGGTAGAGGAGACCTTCCGCCTCAATCCGCTGATGTTCAACACCTACCTCAATCAGGGACTGGATGCGCCGGGAATCGGCCTGTGGACCATGACCCAGGTGTTCAGCGTGCCCATCGTGCTGGTTAGCCTGTACATGCTGTGGCGGCTGGCCGCGCAGCCTGAGCCGCAGCCGGTGCCGGTGGCAGGCGGACAGGTCATGACGCACGCCGAGGCCCGCGCCCAGGGCGGCGAATAG
- the glmU gene encoding bifunctional UDP-N-acetylglucosamine diphosphorylase/glucosamine-1-phosphate N-acetyltransferase GlmU: MTPTQDPAPSALARPLDVIVLAAGAGTRMKSDLPKVLHPVAGRPMVGWAVKAAQDLGARSIVVVTGHGAERVEAALGGEGGVTFARQDQQLGTGHAFLCGAEGLSGDGDVLVLYGDTPLLSEATLRDLLADHRAEGSAMTVLTGELPDATGYGRIIRGENGEVQRIVEEKAASAEEKAVREFNSGVYVMDRRAPELARRIGNDNPAQEYYLTDLLELYRAEGGAVRAFKLSDPDEVMGANDRRQLADAEAVMRRRITQGLMKEGVTIQAPDTVRIEDTVQIARDVLLEPGVILTGQTVIESGAVIGAYSVIGDSRIGAGAAVKPHSVLEGAEVGAGADVGPFARLRPGTVLGEGVHIGNFVETKNARLDKGVKAGHLAYLGDVTIGTETNVGAGTIVANFDGVNKHQSQVGAGVFIGSNSTLIAPRTVGDAAFIAAGSAVHEDVPEGAMAVARGKQRNVEGWSRRYWGGLREKVDAKLPWLSGWLKKEG; this comes from the coding sequence ATGACCCCAACACAAGACCCCGCCCCATCTGCTCTGGCCCGCCCGCTGGACGTGATCGTTTTGGCCGCCGGCGCCGGCACCCGCATGAAGTCCGACCTGCCCAAAGTGCTGCACCCGGTGGCCGGCCGCCCGATGGTGGGCTGGGCCGTGAAAGCTGCCCAGGACCTGGGAGCCCGCAGCATCGTCGTGGTGACCGGCCACGGTGCCGAGCGGGTAGAGGCGGCGCTGGGCGGCGAGGGTGGCGTGACCTTCGCCCGCCAGGACCAGCAGCTGGGCACCGGCCACGCTTTCCTGTGCGGCGCCGAGGGCCTCAGTGGCGACGGCGACGTGCTGGTGCTGTACGGCGACACCCCGCTGCTGTCCGAGGCGACCCTGCGTGACCTGCTGGCGGACCACCGCGCCGAGGGCAGCGCCATGACCGTGCTGACCGGCGAGCTGCCCGACGCCACCGGCTACGGCCGGATTATCCGGGGCGAGAACGGCGAAGTGCAGCGCATTGTGGAAGAAAAGGCCGCCAGCGCCGAGGAAAAGGCCGTGCGTGAGTTCAACTCCGGCGTGTACGTGATGGACCGCCGCGCCCCCGAGCTGGCCCGCCGCATCGGCAACGACAACCCTGCGCAGGAGTACTACCTGACCGACCTGCTGGAGCTGTACCGCGCTGAGGGCGGGGCCGTGCGCGCCTTCAAGCTGTCGGACCCCGACGAGGTGATGGGGGCCAACGACCGCCGCCAGCTGGCCGACGCCGAAGCTGTCATGCGCCGCCGGATTACCCAGGGCCTGATGAAAGAGGGCGTGACCATTCAGGCCCCCGACACTGTGCGAATCGAGGACACCGTGCAGATTGCCCGCGACGTGCTGCTTGAGCCCGGCGTGATTCTGACCGGCCAGACCGTGATTGAGTCCGGCGCGGTGATCGGTGCCTACTCGGTGATCGGAGACAGCCGCATCGGGGCCGGGGCCGCCGTCAAGCCGCACAGCGTGCTGGAGGGCGCCGAGGTGGGAGCCGGGGCGGACGTGGGGCCGTTTGCCCGCCTGCGCCCCGGCACCGTGCTGGGCGAAGGGGTCCACATCGGCAACTTCGTGGAGACCAAGAACGCCCGGCTGGATAAGGGGGTCAAGGCCGGGCACCTGGCCTACCTGGGCGACGTGACCATCGGCACCGAAACCAACGTGGGTGCCGGCACCATCGTCGCCAACTTTGATGGGGTCAACAAGCACCAGTCGCAGGTGGGCGCGGGCGTGTTCATCGGGTCCAACTCCACCCTGATCGCTCCGCGTACCGTGGGCGACGCCGCCTTCATCGCCGCCGGCAGCGCTGTGCACGAGGATGTGCCCGAAGGTGCTATGGCCGTGGCACGCGGCAAGCAGCGCAACGTGGAAGGCTGGAGCCGGCGCTACTGGGGCGGCCTGCGCGAGAAGGTAGACGCGAAGCTGCCCTGGCTGTCGGGCTGGCTGAAGAAAGAGGGCTGA